From a region of the Macrobrachium nipponense isolate FS-2020 chromosome 3, ASM1510439v2, whole genome shotgun sequence genome:
- the LOC135222536 gene encoding uncharacterized protein LOC135222536 codes for MTSQWTEDPPSHQSSGLPWHAWLGTKHHTTTSYNPAANGILERVHHSFKASLMACCQHPDWKAQLPCVLLGVRTAPKSNSDPFPAEKVYWETLTVPGKFFPTDSEDPDIPLARLRAAAQKFVPCRETYIDRAKQFCPRALDSSSTSAALLKMRNLTHILPAADSSPTSITILKTLAASPANVGTHFLVYTGACRSLLPVFSQPTKPPQPPDV; via the exons ATGACGTCACAATGGACCGAGGACCCGCCTTCACATCAGAGCTCTGGTCTTCCCTGGCATGCCTGGTTGGGGACCAAGCACCATACCACGACATCCTACAACCCCGCAGCCAATGGCATATTGGAAAGGGTCCACCACTCCTTCAAGGCTTCCTTAATGGCATGCTGTCAGCACCCCGATTGGAAGGCACAGCTTCCCTGCGTCCTCCTCGGTGTCCGTACCGCCCCAAAATCCAACAGCGACCCTTTCCCAGCAGAGAAGGTGTACTGGGAGACCTTGACAGTGCCAGGCAAATTCTTCCCTACCGACAGCGAAGATCCTGATATTCCACTGGCTAGGTTGCGTGCAGCCGCCCAGAAGTTCGTTCCCTGCCGAGAGACGTACATCGACAGAGCAAAGCAGTTCTGCCCACGAGCCCTGGACTCCAGCAG CACATCTGCTGCCCTTCTCAAAATGAGAAACCTCACCCATATCCTTCCTGCAGCAGACAGTTCTCCCACATCAATTACTATCCTCAAGACTCTGGCTGCATCGCCTGCCAACGTCG GTACTCACTTCTTGGTCTACACAGGAGCTTGCCGTTCCCTTCTGCCTGTATTCAGCCAACCAACCAAACCCCCACAGCCACCCGATGTCTGA